A section of the Primulina eburnea isolate SZY01 chromosome 1, ASM2296580v1, whole genome shotgun sequence genome encodes:
- the LOC140810497 gene encoding protein FAR1-RELATED SEQUENCE 5-like — MGVTFVDNKYKVNEFIEEHNHSLHIQETIHMLSSQRKITEVQAYEIDLAEDVGLKQKSNFQLMSKHAGGIDGLGYTRLDAKNYIRSKRQRSMVYGEVGCLMRYFQQQLSKNPSFYHANQMDVEEHITNVFWADARMLIDYEYFGDVVSLDTTYCTNRAYRPLAIFSGFNHHRGAVIFGAALLYDETASSFKWLFETFLEAHKQKKPLTIFTDQDQAMAKALQEVMPEVFHGLCTWHLMQNGIKHLGNLMKDGSHFLTDFKRCMYGIDDETRFEEAWSVLLVQYNIQENTWLQSTYNIKEKWAACYLNKAFTLGMRSTQLSESVNSDVKSCMKPDLDIMQFFKHFEQVLEEKRYNELRCEFETRQKLPRLKLESSPMLRQLSEIYTLTIFHLFQVEFVLFAAAYIKYKNETQPLFEYVVGRIDKEGEWRVTFNPSTKMISCSCRKFEMTGLLCCHAVKVYDVQDVKKLPEHYILNRWTRKARSGVVHDCMGNEVEEDPKRESTERYRKLCMMLVRLATEASVHQSTFSLVHNSVCDLTKQVMEMRLTEVSQDNNSGVRTSSIGPSMIQAKGFKKRNGVKKSRRLKSWVELQAKRRKTNLRVEDIGTHDELPVSCSAPPVPHACLQTTGGQFNFTELLMAQFDHPHHSLEAMDFNGDISNNALE, encoded by the exons ATGGGTGTCACATTTGTGGATAATAAATATAAAGTTAATGAGTTTATCGAAGAGCATAATCACTCACTCCATATTCAAGAAACAATTCATATGTTGTCTTCCCAACGTAAAATTACAGAAGTTCAAGCCTATGAGATTGATTTGGCAGAGGATGTTGGGCTtaaacaaaaatcaaattttcagTTGATGAGTAAGCATGCAGGGGGAATAGATGGTCTTGGTTATACAAGGTTGGATGCTAAAAATTATATTCGATCCAAAAGACAAAGAAGTATGGTATATGGGGAAGTTGGTTGTCTGATGCGATATTTTCAACAACAATTATCTAAAAATCCATCATTTTACCATGCTAATCAGATGGATGTGGAGGAACATATAACAAATGTTTTTTGGGCTGATGCGAGAATGCTAATCGACTATGAGTATTTTGGTGATGTTGTGTCACTAGATACCACGTATTGTACGAACCGTGCATACCGACCACTTGCTATCTTCTCAGGTTTCAATCATCATAGAGGAGCAGTGATTTTTGGTGCAGCACTTTTGTATGATGAGACTGCTTCATCATTTAAATGGTTGTTCGAAACTTTTTTAGAGGCACACAAGCAAAAAAAGCCTCTCACTATCTTCACTGATCAGGATCAAGCTATGGCAAAGGCCTTACAAGAGGTGATGCCTGAGGTATTTCATGGATTGTGCACATGGCATTTGATGCAAAATGGTATCAAACACTTGGGAAACTTGATGAAAGATGGTTCTCATTTCTTAACTGATTTTAAGAGATGCATGTATGGCATTGACGATGAGACCCGATTCGAGGAGGCTTGGAGTGTTCTACTAGTACAATATAATATTCAAGAAAACACATGGCTGCAATCCACTTACAATATAAAGGAGAAATGGGCAGCTTGTTACTTGAACAAGGCTTTCACACTTGGTATGAGAAGCACACAACTCAGTGAAAGTGTCAATTCTGATGTCAAGAGTTGTATGAAACCCGACTTAGATATAATGCAATTTTTTAAGCACTTCGAACAGGTCTTGGAGGAAAAGCGGTACAATGAGCTAAGATGTGAATTTGAGACACGTCAAAAATTACCGAGATTAAAGCTAGAGAGTTCTCCTATGTTGCGTCAACTTTCTGAAATTTATACCCTCACTATCTTTCATCTATTTCAAGTAGAGTTTGTTTTGTTCGCAGCTGcttacataaaatataaaaatgaaacTCAACCATTATTTGAATATGTTGTCGGGCGAATTGATAAAGAAGGAGAATGGAGGGTGACATTTAATCCTAGCACAAAGATGATTTCATGTAGTTGCCGAAAATTCGAGATGACTGGATTATTGTGTTGTCATGCTGTGAAAGTATATGATGTGCAGGACGTAAAAAAACTGCCAGAGCATTATATCTTGAATAGATGGACGAGAAAAGCTAGGAGTGGAGTGGTACACGATTGTATGGGCAATGAAGTCGAAGAAGATCCCAAACGAGAAAGTACAGAACGATATAGAAAACTTTGTATGATGCTCGTAAGACTGGCAACCGAAGCCTCCGTCCACCAATCAACTTTCTCTTTGGTGCATAATTCGGTATGTGATCTAACCAAGCAAGTCATGGAAATGCGTTTGACTGAAGTGAGCCAAGACAATAATAGTGGTGTCAGGACATCATCGATAGGACCTTCTATGATACAAGCAAAAGGATTCAAGAAAAGAAATGGTGTGAAAAAGTCAAGAAGGTTGAAGAGTTGGGTAGAACTTCAAGCAAAACGAAGAAAAACAAATTTGAGAGTCGAG GACATCGGAACACATGATGAATTACCTGTATCTTGTTCAGCACCTCCGGTACCTCATGCATGTCTTCAAACAACTGGAGGTCAATTCAATTTCACTGAATTATTAATG GCACAATTTGATCATCCTCACCATTCTCTTGAAGCCATGGATTTCAATGGAGATATATCCAATAATGCTCTTGAGTAG